A region of the Candidatus Cloacimonadota bacterium genome:
AAAGTTTCGGAGGAAGATGCTAAGCAACTTGGAGCAAAAGGGATCGCAGCCTGGGGACTTGCTCTTCCTTTCTGGATGAAAACATCCTGGTTCAAGAAGCAGGGATTCAAAAAAGCCGATAAAATGGGAATGCAGGTTTTATTATGGAAACAATTTTCTGAAAATGCGGTCGCTCCCAAATGGTTCAGCCAAAAGAAAAAACCGGAAAATATACCTGGAAAAGTTACTATTACTTCCTTCATAAATGGTTGGTGTCCCGCATATAATATCGTTCATGAACGGGCAAAACGAGCTTCGCAAGAATTTGGTGAGAAAGTGGAATTCCAGGGAATTAATACTTTTAACAGAAATAACCTCGATGAATGGGGACAATCCGATACTCTTTTTATCGATGGAAAACAGGTGCGAATCGGACCTCCGCCTTCGTTTGAGAAAATTAAAAAGAAGATCGGGAAGAGAGTGAAGAAGTTATAAAATAAAAACTTCCGAAGTTTTCAGAACTTCGGAAGTTTATCCTAGATCATTTAATAATAACTCATCAAAACCTGATATATCGCAACCGAAGTATTGAGGAATTCTTGCATCTTATCACCTCAATACTCTAAAATTAAGAAACTCTTCTTGCTTTTCTTACTTAATAAGGATCATTTTCTAATAAGGATCATTTTCTTTGTTTGAGATTCCTTCCCGTTTGAAAGTT
Encoded here:
- a CDS encoding GNAT family N-acetyltransferase; the encoded protein is MKIIDLNEKYLKTYFCCLEDWSDEMKEAGDHKQHWFEKMKDKGLRVKLALDEEGNACGMIQYLPIEHSFVDGKDLYFIPCIWVHGYKKKGVGNMQKQGMGKALLKVSEEDAKQLGAKGIAAWGLALPFWMKTSWFKKQGFKKADKMGMQVLLWKQFSENAVAPKWFSQKKKPENIPGKVTITSFINGWCPAYNIVHERAKRASQEFGEKVEFQGINTFNRNNLDEWGQSDTLFIDGKQVRIGPPPSFEKIKKKIGKRVKKL